The following are encoded together in the Penicillium digitatum chromosome 3, complete sequence genome:
- a CDS encoding Dihydrofolate synthetase Fol3, translating to MIELGLSRVASLLQQTPLSWKSIHIAGTNGKGSISAYLSHLLSTGGVRCGRFTSPHLIDRWDCITIGEKVVQESLFRQIEDQVKQRDQTLGIGASEFELLTATAFEIFNHEQVEVGVVEVGMGGRLDATNILNNVLVSVITKIGMDHQAFLGSTLGEIAREKAGILKSGVPCVVDNTNSSEVVETIKAHIQELGIDALFVSPATVSEQIPALAPHFQKLDLEPHQQENMCCAVSALRLALSRLRPEMDAFTLLPYLADVTWPGRLQKIVLQPLIVRAEPILLDGAHNAQSAEVLGKYVDRKMRLQGQPVTWVVAASSGKDLAGVFGSIIRPGDRVATAEFGSVDGMPWVQPTNAKDLAFSIQAIQNIGQVQSFEGDLLPALKWANEQSQGGPLVIAGSLYLVSDVLRLLRTQKRYPV from the coding sequence ATGATTGAGTTAGGATTGAGTCGGGTCGCGAGTCTGCTCCAGCAGACTCCGCTCTCATGGAAGTCCATTCACATTGCTGGAACCAATGGTAAAGGGTCTATCAGCGCCTATCTTTCCCATCTGCTGTCCACCGGCGGAGTGCGCTGCGGTCGCTTCACTTCCCCGCATTTAATTGATCGGTGGGACTGTATTACAATTGGAGAAAAGGTGGTCCAGGAATCCCTCTTCCGACAGATCGAAGACCAAGTCAAACAACGTGATCAAACCCTAGGCATCGGAGCCTCCGAATTCGAGTTGTTGACCGCAACGGCGTTCGAAATATTCAACCATGAACAGGTCGAAGTTGGTGTGGTCGAGGTGGGCATGGGCGGCCGTTTAGATGCAACAAACATTCTAAATAATGTTCTTGTCTCGGTCATTACAAAGATAGGGATGGACCACCAGGCATTCCTTGGATCAACACTTGGGGAGATTGCTCGTGAGAAGGCGGGCATCCTAAAGTCTGGGGTTCCTTGTGTGGTAGACAATACAAACAGTTCGGAGGTGGTCGAAACTATAAAGGCTCATATTCAAGAACTGGGTATTGATGCCTTGTTTGTCTCTCCCGCGACGGTCTCCGAACAAATTCCAGCACTTGCACCTCACTTCCAGAAGCTTGATCTAGAGCCTCACCAACAAGAAAACATGTGCTGCGCGGTATCTGCGCTTCGTCTTGCTCTTTCTCGGCTACGACCTGAGATGGATGCATTCACATTGCTTCCATATCTGGCCGATGTAACATGGCCGGGCCGTTTGCAAAAGATTGTTCTCCAGCCTTTGATTGTCCGTGCAGAGCCCATCTTGCTTGATGGTGCTCACAATGCACAATCCGCCGAAGTTCTCGGTAAGTATGTGGACCGCAAAATGCGTCTTCAAGGCCAGCCGGTGACTTGGGTTGTTGCTGCATCAAGTGGAAAGGATCTGGCTGGCGTCTTTGGTTCGATTATCCGGCCCGGAGACCGAGTTGCCACCGCCGAGTTTGGTTCCGTGGATGGGATGCCCTGGGTCCAACCAACTAACGCCAAAGATCTTGCCTTCTCCATTCAAGCTATCCAAAATATTGGCCAAGTTCAGAGCTTCGAAGGAGATTTACTCCCCGCCCTTAAGTGGGCTAATGAGCAGTCTCAAGGGGGTCCCCTTGTCATTGCTGGTAGCTTGTACCTTGTTTCTGACGTTTTGCGCCTTCTCCGTACTCAAAAAAGATACCCTGTATAG